One segment of Sander vitreus isolate 19-12246 chromosome 20, sanVit1, whole genome shotgun sequence DNA contains the following:
- the itpka gene encoding inositol-trisphosphate 3-kinase A gives MPKECRRKSSKESVLSGTGINEGPRLERRTAGKTSHICDDLIQNAAQIAPSSATGAPTVMDARRLPQVTITPEGGGSSREMQQEDWDDAVDGTLRRKLSNSSISSTGSSAVESEDDLLSDNESKSKGIVTLEHLVDTGESKPWWKLKTIVNWPFSVTQRRKLNWVQLAGHKGNFKAADEGNILKKFSENEMQCFEKLRDDALLPFVPGYHGTVEKDGESFLHMTDLLVNFDLPNVMDCKMGVRTYLEEELVRARERPKPREDLYKKMVEVDSEGPTPQEHSQRGVTKPRYMQWRETMSSTNTLGFRIEGIKKCDGTCRTNFKKTRSKQDVIQVFKDFVGGNVDIIKSYLSRLTEIQQALKKSEFFKQHEVIGSSLLFIHDHTRKAQVWIIDFGKTTPLQEGQTLNHDIPWQEGNREDGYLWGLENLIHTLESVSSEGMGEVTKENSQTTETDGQ, from the exons ATGCCCAAAGAGTGCAGGAGAAAGAGCTCCAAGGAGTCCGTGCTTTCTGGGACTGGAATAAACGAGGGGCCGCGATTGGAGCGAAGAACAGCCGGGAAGACATCCCACATTTGTGATGATCTCATTCAGAATGCAGCTCAAATCGCCCCGTCGTCCGCAACCGGAGCACCGACTGTGATGGATGCGCGCCGGCTACCGCAGGTCACCATCACCCCGGAGGGAGGCGGCTCCTCGCGGGAAATGCAGCAGGAGGACTGGGATGATGCTGTGGACGGTACCCTACGCAGGAAACTGTCCAACTCCTCGATCTCCTCCACAGGGTCCTCTGCTGTGGAGTCCGAGGATGATTTACTCAGCGACAACGAAAGCAAAAGCAAAGGCATCGTCACTTTAGAACATCTGGTGGACACTGGAGAG AGCAAGCCGTGGTGGAAGTTGAAGACAATCGTCAACTGGCCCTTCAGTGTTACACAGAGGAGAAAACTGAACTGGGTTCAGCTAGCCGGACATAAAG GTAACTTCAAAGCTGCAGATGAGGGCAACATCCTGAAGAAGTTTTCGGAAAACGAGATGCAGTGTTTTGAGAAGCTGAGGGATGACGCGCTGCTCCCGTTTGTGCCTGGATACCACGGCACTGTGGAAAAAGATGGAGAGTCTTTCCTTCATATGACTGACCTGCTGGTGAACTTTGACCTTCCCAATGTCATGGACTGCAAGATGGGAGTGAG GACGTACTTGGAGGAGGAGCTTGTTCGGGCGCGGGAACGGCCCAAGCCGCGGGAAGACCTGTACAAAAAAATGGTGGAGGTGGACAGCGAAGGGCCGACTCCCCAGGAGCATTCCCAACGAGGCGTCACCAAGCCTCGCTACATGCAGTGGAGGGAGACCATGAGCTCCACCAACACCCTGGGCTTCAGGATAGAAGGGATAAAG AAATGTGACGGTACGTGTCGGACTAACTTCAAGAAAACCAGATCGAAGCAGGATGTCATCCAGGTGTTCAAGGACTTTGTCGGAGGGAACGTCGACATCATA AAGTCTTACCTGAGCAGACTGACGGAGATCCAGCAGGCCCTGAAGAAGTCAGAGTTCTTCAAGCAACACGAG GTCATTGGCAGCTCGCTCCTCTTTATCCATGACCACACGAGAAAGGCACAGGTCTGGATCATTGACTTTGGCAAGACCACACCGTTACAAGAGGGCCAGACGTTAAACCATGACATTCCCTGGCAGGAAGGCAACCGGGAGGATGGCTACCTGTGGGGGCTGGAAAACCTCATCCACACTCTGGAGTCTGTAAGCAGTGAAGGGATGGGCGAAGTTACCAAAGAAAATAGCCAAACTACAGAAACAGATGGTCAGTGA
- the ivd gene encoding isovaleryl-CoA dehydrogenase, mitochondrial: MLAVRNALRLGSRLSIPAVARRGCAGASIPVDDVVNGLTDDQIQLRQTVRKFCAEKLAPQADEIDKTNEFPGMRDFWKDMGEMGLLGITAPVEYGGTGLGYLDHVIVMEEMSRVSAAIALSYGAHSNLCVNQMVRHGNEKQKEKYLPKLMTGEHVGALAMSEPNAGSDVVAMKLKAKKQGDYYVLNGNKFWITNGPDADVLIVYAKTDPEAHQRGITSFVVEKGMPGFSTAQKLDKLGMRGSNTCELIFEDCKIPEENVLGPLNKGVYVMMSGLDLERLVLSSGPIGIMQAVLDYAVPYLHIREAFGQKIGHFQLMQGKMADMYTRLSSCRQYVYNVARACDKGHFSSMDCAGVILYAAENATQVALDGIQCLGGNGYINDYPMGRFLRDAKLYEIGAGTSEIRRLIIGRSFNSLYK; this comes from the exons ATGTTGGCCGTCAGAAACGCTCTACGCCTCGGCTCCAGATTGTCCATCCCCGCGGTGGCAAGGAGAGGATGTGCCGGAGCTTCCATCCCGGTGGACGATGTGGTGAACGGACTCACCGACGACCAGATACAG CTCAGGCAGACAGTTCGTAAATTCTGTGCAGAAAAGCTTGCACCTCAAGCTGATGAGATCGACAAGACAAATGAATTTCCAGGAATGCGG GATTTTTGGAAAGACATGGGGGAGATGGGACTCCTTGGGATCACTGCTCCAG TGGAGTATGGGGGCACGGGATTGGGCTACCTCGATCATGTCATTGTGATGGAGGAAATGTCACGAGTGTCAGCAGCCATTGCTCTCAGTTACGGTGCCCACTCTAACCTCTGTGTCAACCAGATGGTACGCCACGGCAACGAGAAACAGAAGGAGAAGTACTTGCCAAAG TTAATGACAGGAGAGCATGTAGGAGCTCTGGCCATGAGTGAGCCCAATGCCGGCTCTGATGTTGTAGCTATGAAACTCAAAGCCAAGAAGCAAG GTGACTACTATGTTCTGAATGGCAACAAGTTTTGGATCACAAATGGGCCAGATGCTGATGTCCTTATTGTTTATGCAAAGACAGATCCCGAGGCCCATCAAAGAGGCATCACATCTTTCGTTGTTGAAAAG GGAATGCCTGGATTCTCCACGGCGCAGAAGCTAGACAAACTGGGCATGAGGGGCTCCAATACCTGCGAGCTTATCTTTGAAGACTGCAAAATACCAG agGAGAACGTCCTTGGTCCGTTGAACAAAGGTGTTTATGTGATGATGAGCGGCTTAGATCTGGAGAGGCTGGTGCTTTCATCAGGCCCTATTGG CATCATGCAGGCTGTTTTGGACTATGCTGTTCCCTACCTGCACATCAGAGAAGCTTTTGGACAAAAGATTGGACACTTTCAG CTAATGCAAGGCAAGATGGCTGACATGTACACCAGGCTGAGCTCCTGTCGGCAGTATGTGTACAACGTCGCCCGGGCTTGTGACAAAGGACACTTCAGTTCAATG GACTGTGCTGGAGTGATCCTGTATGCTGCAGAGAATGCCACTCAGGTTGCTTTGGATGGCATTCAGTGTTTGG GTGGGAATGGCTACATCAACGACTACCCCATGGGGCGATTCTTGCGTGATGCAAAGCTGTATGAAATCGGCGCAGGCACAAGTGAAATTCGGCGGCTGATTATTGGACGATCCTTCAACTCCTTGTACAAATAA